The Gimesia chilikensis nucleotide sequence AAACAGGGAGAACTTCCCATCGATTCTGCGGAAGTATTTCCCATGCCCATTAACACCAGCGCCGGACAGACACTGGGACCACCCCCAGCTCAATAACAATTCCCCAACTTCGCCCCGACGAGGCCTCAACCATGCCTGCCAGACTGTTCTCCCCCCGTATCCCATTGACCTCTCCCCTGTGGTTCGCACTCTGCCTGCTCTGCTTACTTACCTGGCAACCACCTGAACTGGCAGCCCAGGAAACCCCAACACTGGAGCAGAAACTCGCCGGGCTCCCGCAACCCTGGCAGGAAAAGCTGCATCGCCTGACACTCAAGGAATACACGGAAACGCTGAAATACTGGGAGGAAACTCATCCCGACCTGGTTCAGGTCGACCGGATCGGCGTGACGCTCGAAGGCATTCCGCTCCCCATGATGAAAATCACCGATCCCGGTACAGATCTGAAACTGAAACAGATCTGTCTGGTCACAGCCCTGCATGGCGGCCCCGAACGCAGTGGCACCACCACAGTGCTGCACTTTGTTGAATGGCTGCTCAGCGATGATCCAGAGGCGGTACGCACCAGACAGAATCAACTGCTGCTGATCATCCCCATCATCAACCCGTATGCTTACTTCGATACGGATCGCTTTGGTAATTCCCAGAAGATCGACCCCTACACCGGAGGTGGCACCGCCAACTGGGATCTCAAAACCCTGCAGTTCAAGCTGCCGGAAAAATCGCCGGAAGTCATGGCAGTCCTGTCAGTCGTCGATCAGTTCAAGCCTGACGTCCATGTCGATGTGCACGGGACCGGTCTACAGGAATACAGCCCCGAACAACTGGGCTCCCGAGAACGCTACCGCGGTCAGACGATGTTTGAAGTCACCGGCTCCGCTTATTCGAATATGTCGCTCCGCCCGTGGGACTGGCGGATCACCGAAGCCATTAACCAGGCGGGAGAAGCAGCGGGGTACGGTTACGATCGCTTCGAAGCGGACGCCCAGCGTCTCTTCTGGGGCACTTCCCTGACGGCAATCTCCAATCGACTCTGGCTGGGACGCCCTCAGTTCTACACCGCGCATTACGGCTATGCCCACTATCATACCATGCTGATGGCTTTTGAAGTCGGCTGGGAACAAAGCGGACTGGCGCGGCTGAAAGGCCTGATGCAGATTGGTAACCAGCGTTGGGACGAAGATTACCATCCCGGCTACCCCGTCAATCGCGTCAACAGTTATATCGGCCACTTCGTGAGTGCCTGGGGTCCCACCGCCCAGGCTCGTCGCCAGAGCCGGGTCGAACTCTGGAAACAACAGCCCCGCTTTTCCCAGGCCGTCCTCTATCCACAGACCGCCGGGCGGGAAACTTACTTCGTCGCCACATCCCAGAAAGCAGCTGAGTTGCTCTCTGCCGACATCACCGAACTCCTCGACAACATCAAGGATGTACCCGGCATCGACCAGAGCTCACTCAAGGCAATCATCAACGCGGGACCGGAAATCAAAATCGCCGTCAGCAAAGGACGGTCGCCAGAACCGGAAGAACCGTCCATTCTAAAGGGCATTTCTTTTCAACTCCGGCTCCCTTATCAACGCCCGGAACTCGTCGACATCAGACTCAACGGACACCTGCTGGAAAAAAGCGAAACAGACGGCTATGTCTCCTGGCCCGGGGCCGGTTTCACGCATGTGCAGATCAATGTGCCTCCGGAAAAATCGAAGGAAACTGAACTGTATCTTGTCACTTGTCTGTATCATCCGCGGGAAACCAGAACCTATGGCTGGAAGCCTCCTGCCCCGGTCCTGGACCGCATTCAATCGGAAAAATAACTCGACCTTCACAACTCAAAGGAAGACCTCATGAAAAACGCCTCGCTCCTCTGCCTGGCTCTGCTCTGTCTGGCAGCGCCCCTGCAGGCTAACGACAAACCGGTTCAACTGAAGCTGGAAAGTGTCCAGAAAATCTGGGACAAAGATCCTCACAACGCATTCACCGGACTGACCCGTTTCAAAGATAAATGGTACTGTGTGTTCCGCACGGGGAAAGCCCATGTCTCCCCCGACGGTGCCCTGCAGGTCCTCGAATCCAAAGATGGCAAAGACTGGAAGCCGGTCGCCCGTATTACCTCCGATACCGCTGACCTCCGCGATGCAAAAATCAGCGTCACTCCCGAGGGGCAGCTCATGCTCAGCGGTGCCGGGGCCCTGCACCAGCCTGCTCCCTATCGGCACCAGTCAATGTCCTGGTTCTCCGATGACGGCAAGAACTGGTCCAAGGCACACATCATCGGCGATCCCAATCTCTGGCTCTGGGGTAATAAGTGGCACGATGGAGACGTCTACAGCATCGGTTACCATACCGGTAAAGAAGGTCCTCGCTTCACTCGCCTCTACAAAAGCAGCGATGGCAAGAATTTTGAAACGGTGGTCGACAAGCTGATAGACGAGGGTTACTCCAACGAAAGCTCCCTGGTCTTCACCAAAGACAACACCTGCTACTGCCTGCTCAGACGGGACGGCAAAGGTGCCACCGGCCTGCTTGGTATTTCAAAGCCCCCCTACACCAAATGGGAATGGAAGGACCTGGGCATCAAGATCGGCGGACCGGAACTGTTCCAGTTGCCCGACGGTCGCTTCCTGGCCACCGTGCGTCTCTACTCGCCCAAAGTGCGGACATCAATCTGCCAGCTCGACGTGGAAAACGGTAAGCTCACCGAACTGCTCGCGCTCCCCAGTGGCGGTGACACCAGCTACGCGAACATGGTCCTGCATGATGGTCTGCTGAACGTGAGCTACTATTCCAGCCACGAAGGCAAAACCTCGATCTACTTTGCCAAAGTCAGTTATAAATAAATGCAGCTAGTATGACTGTGGCCTGCAATCGAAACGGGAGCGTGAACCAGATTCACTGCTCCCGTTTTTATTTGCACATACAAGGTAATATTACAACAACGCAATCAAAATCGGTGCCAGCAGTGTTACCAGCACCAGGGCCACCGGATAGACGGTTGCATAACTCGTCGCCGGCACACTCGAATCAATGGCAGACGTGACCGCTCCCAGACCAGGCGTGGATGTCATCGCGCCACACAGGCCCCCGGCCGTCTCCAGCAGATTCAGACGTAGCCAGTACCGCGCCGCGAGAAACCCGGACAAGAGCGGCACCACAACCACCACCGCTGCGGCCAGGCACATCGTCAATCCGTTCGCACGGACCACTTCCACGAAATTACCACCTGCCTGACACCCCGCCTGTGCGAGAAAGACCGTCAGTCCGAGTTCACCCAGCAACAACCGGCCCGCGCGTGGCATGCGAACTGACAATCCACCAAACTGGCCGAAGTGCCCCAGCAGCAGCCCGACCAGCAACGGTCCTCCTGCCATACCGAGGGAAAATGACTGACCTCCCAGCGACAGACTCAGCCGCCCCAGGATCATCCCCAGAATCAGTCCGCCCGCCAGGATGATGAGATCCGTTTCATCCGCGGTGCGAGCCCGGTGACCAACGGCGGTCGCAAAACGTTCCAGATCCTCCGGTTC carries:
- a CDS encoding sialidase family protein, whose amino-acid sequence is MKNASLLCLALLCLAAPLQANDKPVQLKLESVQKIWDKDPHNAFTGLTRFKDKWYCVFRTGKAHVSPDGALQVLESKDGKDWKPVARITSDTADLRDAKISVTPEGQLMLSGAGALHQPAPYRHQSMSWFSDDGKNWSKAHIIGDPNLWLWGNKWHDGDVYSIGYHTGKEGPRFTRLYKSSDGKNFETVVDKLIDEGYSNESSLVFTKDNTCYCLLRRDGKGATGLLGISKPPYTKWEWKDLGIKIGGPELFQLPDGRFLATVRLYSPKVRTSICQLDVENGKLTELLALPSGGDTSYANMVLHDGLLNVSYYSSHEGKTSIYFAKVSYK
- a CDS encoding M14 family zinc carboxypeptidase is translated as MPARLFSPRIPLTSPLWFALCLLCLLTWQPPELAAQETPTLEQKLAGLPQPWQEKLHRLTLKEYTETLKYWEETHPDLVQVDRIGVTLEGIPLPMMKITDPGTDLKLKQICLVTALHGGPERSGTTTVLHFVEWLLSDDPEAVRTRQNQLLLIIPIINPYAYFDTDRFGNSQKIDPYTGGGTANWDLKTLQFKLPEKSPEVMAVLSVVDQFKPDVHVDVHGTGLQEYSPEQLGSRERYRGQTMFEVTGSAYSNMSLRPWDWRITEAINQAGEAAGYGYDRFEADAQRLFWGTSLTAISNRLWLGRPQFYTAHYGYAHYHTMLMAFEVGWEQSGLARLKGLMQIGNQRWDEDYHPGYPVNRVNSYIGHFVSAWGPTAQARRQSRVELWKQQPRFSQAVLYPQTAGRETYFVATSQKAAELLSADITELLDNIKDVPGIDQSSLKAIINAGPEIKIAVSKGRSPEPEEPSILKGISFQLRLPYQRPELVDIRLNGHLLEKSETDGYVSWPGAGFTHVQINVPPEKSKETELYLVTCLYHPRETRTYGWKPPAPVLDRIQSEK